ACCTTAAGGTCATTTAAAAATATGGTAGAGCTTGATTACCAACGCAATATTGTAACAACTGGAGTAAAACGCAGTTTATATCGGCCTAATTTACGCAGTGTGCGTTGCCACAGTTTCCAACGTGTACAATGCCTATCAAGAGGTGATAGTGCTGATACGGACTTTAACCAAGGCAAGCATTTCAACATCGCATCACAAACAGAATCAAATCCATGCTGATAAATACCTGAGCCTAATTTTTGGCCAAGCTTAGTCGATGTTTTGTCACCAGCCAATACTACACAAGCAGTCGCCGTTGAAAAATTGAATCCTAGAGCATGAATAAAATGAGCCACTTGCTCGGCATCACAATCTAATAAAGCATGTTCACATAATACTAGAATCGGCGCATTTTCTGGCACAGGCAGATCATCGAACCAATCTAACTCAGTCACACTGCCGCAGAAATGCTGATACCGTTCACTACGATGAAAAAGCTTTTGCCGCCACAAAAGGTTCTCTGTGATATCAAGCTCGACCCAATGACAGCGCCCATTATCAATCCGATAAAATCGAGTATCTAACCCCGCACCGACATTCACAATCCAGCCATCCGGATGTAGTTCTAAGAAATGTCGTACCTGCTGATCACACACTTGGGCTAATGTTGCATGCAATAACTGCTTTTGATCGATGTCACCAGAAAGGCAATCAGGGGCGAGTTGGCAACGCTGACAAGCAGTCGCTGCGATAGGATCGTATATAAGTCCGTTATCAACCAAACTTTCTCGACTACGCAACCATAACGGTTGTACAAGATTGGTTGGGATCTGATAACGCTTATTTGTAGGAGTTGAAGCAGCACACATTATCATCTTCCTTATAGGGCAACAGAAAGATGATAATGAATATCAATTAGATTTACAAGTTATTGAGAATAGATCTCAAGAAGATTTTACATCCAGTCAGTATTACGAATAATACCTACGGCAATCCCTTCAATCGTTAACTGCTGACAAGTGAGATCAACTTCAATCGGTGCGAAATCGTCATTTTCTGCATGTAGTAACACCGTAGAGCCTTTGCGCTCTAAGCGTTTCACTGTGACATCATCTTCAACACGAGCCACCACAACCTGACCATTACGAACATCTTGCGTTTTGTGCACAGCTAACAAGTCACCATCCATTATGCCAATTTTTTTCATACTTTCGCCATGAACACGAAGCAAGAAATCAGCATTAGGTCGGAACATTGCACGATCAACTTGGTAATGTGCTTCAACATGTTCTTGAGCCAAAATAGGTTCGCCTGCAGCAACCTGACCAATAAGAGGTAAACCTTGTTCTTCTGGAGTATCATTGGCTGCAGTATCCAACAAAATACGAATACCTCGAGAGGCACCAGGGACAATCTCAATCACTTGCTTACGAGCAAGTGCTTTTAAGTGTTCTTCCGCTGCATTAGCAGAACGAAATCCTAACTCACGGGCAATCTCTGCGCGAGTTGGCGGCATTCCTGACTCTTCAATTTTAGTTTTAATCAGATCGAAGACTTGTTGTTGGCGTGGCGTTAACGGCTTCATAATTCACCTGTCTGTTTATACAGTTGCCTGTGAGTATATCCAGTATTTGGTTAAATGCAAAGCCAATTGCTCATTTTTTAGATAAAGAGGATACCAACCCAAACAAAAGCCGTGATGACCATCATAATCAGCACAGCAGCCGACCCCATATCTTTCGCTCTACCAGCTAGTTCATGGTATTCACTACCAATACGATCAACCACGGCTTCAACTGCACTGTTGAGTAGTTCAACAACCATAACCATGAGTAGCGAACTAATCATTAAGATACGTTCAACATGAGTCACATCCAACCAACATGCGATTGGGATTAAAATACAAGCTAATAAGACTTCTTCTCTAAAAGCTGCTTCGTTTTTAAATGCAGCTTTTAACCCCTGAACAGAGTATCGACTCGCTTTAATTAAACGTTTCAACCCTTGTGGATTTTTTGTACTCACAGGTGCTCCAAGGCTATTTGCAAATTTATCATTATGATTAGACGCTCGAATCATCAATTAAGTTAACAGGTTCGACCAGCTCTGTTATTCTTAAAACTCAACAATTATAAATCAGTGATGCGTTCTATCTCTCAACCACATCGATGGTGAATGTTTGTTTAATATACAAAAATGGAACGCTTAAAACTTACGACTATTTCTTGAGGCTCAGAACTCTTATGTCTTCTGGACACAGCTTAACTCGTTCATTACTCAACCTACCGTTAAAGATATTGGTGAAAGGAAATGCTATTCCATCAAAGCCCATTGATGATTTAGGGATCAATGTTACCAAGCCGATCGTTTACGCACTACCTTTTCGTTCCAATGTAGATTTAGTGACACTTCAGCGCTTCGCAATTGAGGCTGGACTCCCCGATCCGCTACAACCGCTAGAGATTAATGACCATCAGTATGAACGTTATGTATTTATTGGCTCTCGCCCTAAGTTAAGAAAAGCAGATAATCATATACCAACAACATCAATTCAGCTGTTCTCTGAGTTACTACAACAACATAAAGTAGACTCTGAACTTGATGTTCAAGTGATTCCTGCCACTGTTTTATGGGGTAGAAAACCGGGAAAAGAAGGTGAACACAAACCCTATTTACGAGCCTATCGTTCAGGACAAAAAGCCAAAGTAGTACTCACTTCAGGTCGAGACTGTATGGTTAGGTTCAGCCCCGTCGTATCCCTACGCTATATGGCAGATAACCACGGAACAGATGAAGCGATTGCATTAAAGCTAGCACGTGTCGCCCGCATCCATTTTTCACGTCAAAAACTTGCTGCGTCCGGCCCTAACCTGCCCGAACGTTATCAACTGTTTGAAAGGTTAATGAATTCTCCGGCGATCAGAAAAGCGATTGCAGATGAAGCCAAGAGTAAAAATATCTCAGAAGAAAAAGCTCGTCATGAAGCGCAGAAGATTCTCGATGAGATTGCAGCCAAATTCTCATATTCCTTAGTTAAAAAAGGCGATCGCTTACTTGGATGGCTATGGAACCGTATTTATCAAGGTTTAAACATCAATAATGCAGCGACAGTTCGTAAACTCGCTCAAGATGGCCATGAAATTGTTTACGTACCTTGTCACCGTAGCCACATGGACTATTTGCTGCTGTCTTATGTTTTATTCCATGAAGGGCTAGTCCCTCCACATATAGCTGCAGGTATTAATCTTAACTTTTTTCCTGCTGGCCCACTGTTTCGTCGTGGTGGTGCTTTCTTCATCCGCCGCAGCTTTAAAGGCAATAAACTCTACTCTACTATCTTTAGAGAATATTTAGCAGAGCTGTTCACCAAAGGTTATTCCGTTGAGTATTTTAGTGAGGGAGGTCGTTCGAGAACTGGCCGTTTATTACCCGCTAAAACCGGCATGCTCGCCATGACAATTCAAGCCATGCTAAGGGGGCTAAATCGTCCGGTGACGTTAGTACCCGTTTATATTGGCTATGAACACGTTATGGAAGTAGGCAGTTACGCAAAAGAATTGAAAGGCAGTCGCAAAGAGAAAGAAAATGCTGGCCTCGTATTACGTACCGTAAGAAAACTGCGCAATTTTGGCCAAGGCTACGTTAACTTCGGTGAACCTATTTCACTTAATCAATTTTTGAATAAAAGAGTACCTGATTGGACCCAAGATATTGATCCGATGGGAACAAGTAAACCTCAATGGATGACGCCAACGGTTAATGAGTTAGCCAATACAATGATGACGCGTATCAATAGCGCAGCGGCAGCTAATGCGATGACATTATGCGCCACAGCTCTCCTTGCCTCTCGCCAAAGAGCGTTATCACGCGATAACCTGGTTCGGCAAATCGACTGTTATTTGGATTTATTGCGCAATGTTCCTTATTCGAACACCTGTACAGTACCTAAAGAGGATGCCGTAAGTTTGGTGCGCCATGCCGAGTCGTTGGATAAGTTCATCATTGAATCGGACAAAATCGGGGATATCATCTCCCTTGATCGCAGCCAATCTATTCTGATGACTTATTATCGTAATAACGTTATTCATCTATTGGCACTGCCATCTCTCATTGCTCAAATCATCATTCGTCATCAACGGGTGTCAAAACAGCAAATATTTAAAACCGTAAAGCATATTTATCCTTTCATTAAACAAGAGTTGTTCATCCACTATCAAAACGATGAGCTAGAATCTGTGGTTAATGCTTATATTGATGAATTAGAGAGACAGGAATTAATGACGGTATCTGGCGACCAAGTTCAGATAAATCAAAGTAATACTCAAACTTTGATGCTGTTAGGTCGTACAACATCAGAGACACTGCAGCGCTATGCAATTACGC
This genomic stretch from Vibrio nitrifigilis harbors:
- the plsB gene encoding glycerol-3-phosphate 1-O-acyltransferase PlsB, encoding MSSGHSLTRSLLNLPLKILVKGNAIPSKPIDDLGINVTKPIVYALPFRSNVDLVTLQRFAIEAGLPDPLQPLEINDHQYERYVFIGSRPKLRKADNHIPTTSIQLFSELLQQHKVDSELDVQVIPATVLWGRKPGKEGEHKPYLRAYRSGQKAKVVLTSGRDCMVRFSPVVSLRYMADNHGTDEAIALKLARVARIHFSRQKLAASGPNLPERYQLFERLMNSPAIRKAIADEAKSKNISEEKARHEAQKILDEIAAKFSYSLVKKGDRLLGWLWNRIYQGLNINNAATVRKLAQDGHEIVYVPCHRSHMDYLLLSYVLFHEGLVPPHIAAGINLNFFPAGPLFRRGGAFFIRRSFKGNKLYSTIFREYLAELFTKGYSVEYFSEGGRSRTGRLLPAKTGMLAMTIQAMLRGLNRPVTLVPVYIGYEHVMEVGSYAKELKGSRKEKENAGLVLRTVRKLRNFGQGYVNFGEPISLNQFLNKRVPDWTQDIDPMGTSKPQWMTPTVNELANTMMTRINSAAAANAMTLCATALLASRQRALSRDNLVRQIDCYLDLLRNVPYSNTCTVPKEDAVSLVRHAESLDKFIIESDKIGDIISLDRSQSILMTYYRNNVIHLLALPSLIAQIIIRHQRVSKQQIFKTVKHIYPFIKQELFIHYQNDELESVVNAYIDELERQELMTVSGDQVQINQSNTQTLMLLGRTTSETLQRYAITLNLLVKHPELGKANLERYSQEVAQRLGRLHGINAPEFFDKGVFASLFITLKQQGYIDQEGNSQQEQSLSFAKELYHLLYPEVRLTIQESIYQTELTDM
- a CDS encoding class I SAM-dependent methyltransferase, translated to MCAASTPTNKRYQIPTNLVQPLWLRSRESLVDNGLIYDPIAATACQRCQLAPDCLSGDIDQKQLLHATLAQVCDQQVRHFLELHPDGWIVNVGAGLDTRFYRIDNGRCHWVELDITENLLWRQKLFHRSERYQHFCGSVTELDWFDDLPVPENAPILVLCEHALLDCDAEQVAHFIHALGFNFSTATACVVLAGDKTSTKLGQKLGSGIYQHGFDSVCDAMLKCLPWLKSVSALSPLDRHCTRWKLWQRTLRKLGRYKLRFTPVVTILRW
- the lexA gene encoding transcriptional repressor LexA is translated as MKPLTPRQQQVFDLIKTKIEESGMPPTRAEIARELGFRSANAAEEHLKALARKQVIEIVPGASRGIRILLDTAANDTPEEQGLPLIGQVAAGEPILAQEHVEAHYQVDRAMFRPNADFLLRVHGESMKKIGIMDGDLLAVHKTQDVRNGQVVVARVEDDVTVKRLERKGSTVLLHAENDDFAPIEVDLTCQQLTIEGIAVGIIRNTDWM
- a CDS encoding diacylglycerol kinase, producing the protein MSTKNPQGLKRLIKASRYSVQGLKAAFKNEAAFREEVLLACILIPIACWLDVTHVERILMISSLLMVMVVELLNSAVEAVVDRIGSEYHELAGRAKDMGSAAVLIMMVITAFVWVGILFI